The nucleotide window TCCTGTCTCTTGATAATAATAGTCTACATAATCCTCAATGGAATCGAAGCAGCCCTGATAATGCTCCTCAAAATTAGTGATTAGTTCATCGACACTATGTAAACTATCAATTTCTACACCTTCAGAGTTAAGATAGAGAGTAAAGGCTTTACCATGCTCTTTAATGGAAGTAGAAAGAGCATTAATACAATCAAGGTTTTTAAATTTAGAAATATCAAAGCCGTGAAAATTCGCAGTATCCTTGATCAGGAATTGATCAAGAGATGGTTCACAATTGGGGAAAATACGATTAATTTGAGCTTTAATGTGTCGAGGTAATGAGATAGTATTAATCCAGATTCCAACTCTAGAATTAACACCGACAACTGAGTATAGCGTAGGGGTAATATAAATGTGAGGTGTATCAATTTCAACTGCATTAGTACAAATTACTGTTGTTGCGGTCATAGTAATTATTTTCCTGATTAAGTAGGGACGTTTGAAGAATGAGCAGATTAAGAATTACTGGCTAAGTTTGTTCTTATCTTTACTCTTAAATAATTGGAGGTCTTTAATTAAAAGTTAAGCTTAGAGTAAAACTAATAAGTTAAAGAGAAAAGGGATTAGCCCAAGAGGGCTAATTCTTATCTACAGACTATTAGCAGAACTTAAGATAGAATCTTTCATAAGAATATTTTAGTTCTGCAATACCTGGGAATGTACGACTAATAAACCAAATTTCTTGCCGACGATGATCAGAGCATATTACTAGGGGATAACCTTGATAAGTCCCACGAAGTTTAAAGCATTGATCGTCTTTAATTTCAGTTTCAAAACCTTCTGTAACTAGATTTTCGAGAAGTGCTATGATATGTTTAGTCATTGTCTTAATACCGATAAGAGAATGTTTAATACTCTTGTGGCTGTTGTCAGCAGCTTCAGAGGTTTTTGATTTTTTAGAGGTTTTTTTCCTCTATATTTATATATTATTTTTTTTCTGTAAAAAGTCAAGTATAAAAAAGATAATTATGAATAAGAAAAGTAAAATAAAGATTGGTAGGAGTGATTAAAGTTATAGACATCAAGTAACTAGCGAAATGCCAGATTTCAAATTTAATAACTAAGCTGGGGGAAACATTAAGGATTCTAGAAGCTGCGGACTTGGTGAATATCATATTCATAGTAATTTGGTATTTAAGAGTGAAGTTAATGAGAGTAAAGATTAAAAAGAAAATATCTAGTTAACTAATAGGTGAGCATTAAATGGTGAGCATTAAATCTTTAACTTGATTATAAAAATCGTTATTTCTGGATTTAGATGATTGATATCTAACAAAGTAAAAAGATTGAAGCCCACGGAAGCATGATTTTAAATCATGCTGTCCGCCGTGGCTTCGTTGAAGCAGAATAAAAGAAAGGACTACAAAAGTTGAAATGATGATAACTGCAAATATTAAAATACTAGCGATCGCTATAAAACAGATGTAGACTGAGAACAATAGTAAAGGTGCAGAGGAAACTTTAGAATTAGCCATGATGCGAAAAATAATAATTGTTAGGTGAAAAAAGCTTACTTAACTTTCTTATCTTTATTTTACTTCACTTAAGAAAAAAAGTAAAGCAAATAAGATAAGTATTTTAAATATTAGGAGTTAAGTAATGACCTATATGATATAAATATTTAAATAAAATGATATATAAGATAAGTAATTTATATCTATAATCTGGGGATCACGCAAATGCAAGTATGCAACAAACTTATGCAACGTCTGAAAGCCTTATACAG belongs to Chondrocystis sp. NIES-4102 and includes:
- a CDS encoding antirestriction protein → MTATTVICTNAVEIDTPHIYITPTLYSVVGVNSRVGIWINTISLPRHIKAQINRIFPNCEPSLDQFLIKDTANFHGFDISKFKNLDCINALSTSIKEHGKAFTLYLNSEGVEIDSLHSVDELITNFEEHYQGCFDSIEDYVDYYYQETGLLNSIKAAGLPRYYIDWVAIARDWECSGNYLFLKESYDQIHVFTNY